GATACCGAGCATCGAAAGCATATAACCGTGTCGGCGGGAGTTCTCCTGAACCCCCTCGGCGGCGTCGATGACGAGCAGCGCGGCGTCGGCTCTCGATGCTCCCGTGATCATATTTTTCAAAAATTCGATGTGCCCTGGCGCGTCGATGACGATGTACTTGCGCTTTTCGGTATTGAAAAAGCAGCGCGCCGTGTCGATCGTGATGCCCTGCGAACGCTCGTCCTTGAGCGCGTCGAGTAAAAACGCGTATTCAAACGGCTTTGCGTTGCGGCGGCACATCTCTTTGATCTGTTCCAGTTTGCCCTCGGGCAGCGAGCCGGTGTCGGCGAGCAGGCGGCCGATTACGGTGCTTTTGCCGTGGTCGACGTGCCCGACGATGACAATATTCATAAGTTCGTCTTTTGACATAAAAAGCTCCATTTAAAATAATATAAGAAAAAGGCGGACATTCATAAAGAGAGTATTACTTTTAAGAGGTGCCTTTTTCAGTGTGATAAATTCCTCGGAATTTATCACATATATCCGTCTTTGCGCAGTTCTTCGAGGCCGCCGCCGTCTTCCTTGTCCTGTTCGCGCCCGCTGCGCTCTGCGATGTTGGCGAACTTTCCTGTTTTGAGTTCGTCGATAATCTCGTCGAGGTTTTTCGCCGTAGACTCCACCGGTTTGGTGCAGGGCCAGCATCCTAGCGAACGATAACGCTTCCCTTCACCCTGATCGAAATAGAGCGAAACCACCGGCACGTTTTCGCGGCGGATATATTCCCAAATGTTTAACTCGGTCCAATCCAGCAGCGGGTGAACCCGAATATGCGTACCCGGTTTAAAATCGGTTTTATATTGTCCCCAGAACTCCGGCGGTTGATCGCCGATGTCCCAGTCGTTGTGCTTGTCACGCGGGGAAAAATAGCGCTCCTTTGATCGGCTGCCCTCTTCATCGGCTCTGACCCCGACAATCACGCCGGTGTACGGCTCGGTGTTGCCGTCGATTTCGTATTTTCCAAGTTTATGGTTCATCCGGTAACGCGGCCAATCGCCCGCGAGGGTGTGCGCAAGCGCCTCGGTTTTAAGGGCTTTGCAGCATTCGATGCGGGTGCAGTTGCCGTCCGGGAAGGTATGTTTCGATGCCAGCGCTACAGCATTTTCACCGTAGATCA
This sequence is a window from Oscillospiraceae bacterium. Protein-coding genes within it:
- the cysD gene encoding sulfate adenylyltransferase subunit CysD, which translates into the protein MDHLDRLEAKSIHIIREAYSQFKSLCMLWSIGKDSTVLLCLARKAFYGHVPFPLVHIDTHYKIPEMITYRDRLALSWNLDMIYGENAVALASKHTFPDGNCTRIECCKALKTEALAHTLAGDWPRYRMNHKLGKYEIDGNTEPYTGVIVGVRADEEGSRSKERYFSPRDKHNDWDIGDQPPEFWGQYKTDFKPGTHIRVHPLLDWTELNIWEYIRRENVPVVSLYFDQGEGKRYRSLGCWPCTKPVESTAKNLDEIIDELKTGKFANIAERSGREQDKEDGGGLEELRKDGYM